The nucleotide sequence agatggaaggaaaaatgtgagatagagaaaaaaagagacaaggagagggcgAAATTgttatcagacagacagactaattaGTTGAATAATACACGgaaatgcaaatatacacatacgtacagatATTTAGAAGTGGATTTGAGTGTAATTGAGAAAATAGTGATTCATATAGGCCTAGAATATAACAGaacagtgaaaagaaagaaaagtaagagagagagagagagagagagagagagagagagagagagagagagagagagaaagagagaaagagagagagaatggaagggagggagagagagagaattcaaatagacattttacctttttctctctctctcttcactgcttcgtgtttctctctgttttatttttattgtctcctttctttcttgtggTTATCAGCCATCGATAGTAGGATTATAACCGACCCATAATGCCCGCCACACCTCATAAAAAACGGTAATCTTGACCTtgccttttctttgtatttttaccggtttggtttatttatgtctgtgtctttctggctgtctgcctgtctgtttgcctgtctgatTGTCCTCTGCCGTGTATTAAGTACTGAGtattatgtgtgcatgcatgtatgtgaatatgttaaTAAGTGTGCGAACGTGTTTCGTAAGTGTGTCCTTGCGCAGGTGCTTGCGTGCGGGGTCAGCTGGTGGCTGTCATTTCGATAGAAGGTGGCCGATAGGTTGTTAGGCCTTGTCATGGTTGCCAATTACGCACGCACACCACCCTCCCCTTGCCACTTCCCTCGgtcttttcctcaccctctcccgcccctcacccttcccctctattctcccccaccccttttcccccacccctttaccttttcctcctctctcctaccctctctctcctctctccttccctctctctcctctctcctttccactctctcctctctccttccctcttcccccttctcctccttcctcctccttcctcattccctcttcctccatcatcctccttcctccatccctcccctccctctctccttccctcttcctccttctcttcccctcctcctcccctccccctacctctccccttttcatccaCACACCCTTGCGCTCCCTTTCGTCACCCTTTTTTACCCGTTAGTGTTCTCTTTCACCTCACTCTTCTCCCTACTTtcaccctttgcccccccccctcccctccccgccgctGTCGCTTCCTGCCCACCCTACGCAGCGCATATTAGGTCAGATTAGGTTACTTTTTAGTCCGGTGtcgattttaatttcttttgtgtttgtgccgtcggtgtgtgtgtgtgtgcgtgtgtgtgtgtgtgcgtgtgtgtgtgtgtgtgtgtgtgtgtgtgtgtgtgcttgtttattttttaagaagTTTGAGCGtctatgtttttctctttctttttatgtttttgttttctttcctctctctctctctctctctctctctctctctctctctctctctctctctctctctctctccctccctctccctccctctctctccctctctcccccctcctttcccctccatttcccctttctcattaCCCATTTCAACCCAagtaagtcacacacacacacacacacacacacacacacacacacacacacacacacacacacacacacacacacacacacacacacacacacacacacacacacacacacacacacacacacgtgcatacctTCCCCTCGAGGCTATCGATATGTTATGTACGTGATCTATACTGCCCGCACCGCATGTCCCTTATATGCCTATCTATATGCGTGTTCCCGTACGTGTGCGTGCCTGTAATTACGCTTTAAGTACTCACTAGGAAATGGCAGATCACGTGACCAAATGGTCTATTGAAGTAATTTGTTTGTTTAACGTTTTGGGCTCATTGGTTAATACGAAGCATAATGTTGGTCGGTTTCTTGAGTGATtccgttattatgattatattatttttagcagTGCGAGTGTTGAGTTGCAAGGGTaagaacggagaaaaaaaaaggttaactgGCATTTGTAATGTCATCCATTTATTCCATTAGTAATATTACCGTTGTCATAATTccagtataattttttttgcacagCTCGAGGGCCGGGCAGGTAGGCCTACCCCGGGAGGAAGTGGTGGGAGGGTTAGGAATACGATAGGCTTATAACGCCATGTTGGGGGAATTTaattggatattttttcttttttctttttttttctgctttctatttttctttttttctttttggtagtttttaattttatttcttttggagTTTATGTTgtcggcttgtgtgtgtgtgtgtgttgtttgtttacattAGCATGCTGTTTTTGTGTCTCGGCCGCGCAGGCGCCCTCCCCTTTCTGGGTCAGGGCACCCCGCGGCTCTCGGCGGACTGGCACTCTGCACATCGGGAGTTTGGTCACGCTGgccaaggggaaggagggggggcacttacatattcactcacacacttacacgtacGCTTACTCTAAATCACATACgctatacacgcgcgcacacacgcgcacgcacatacacacatacacaagcacacgcacatacacacatacacaagcacacacacacaagcacacatacacaagcacacacacacacgcacacgcacacgaacacgcacacgcacacgcacacgcacacgcacacacacgcacacacacacacacacacacacctgcacacacacacatacagagagagagagagggagggagacagggagaggggggagggggggagggggcataagGGTCGAGGAAGTGCCAGTTTACACGGAAGGAAAcgtccacctccgcctcctccgttGCCTCCTCCACGTCACTTCTTGTCTTCATTAtcctaattcccttttttttaaatcttgtgtGTGGTCTTTatctgcattttttgtttttttcttatttttattactagattttttttttttttttttttttttttttttttagatttttttcttcgtctttacgttcctcttttctctccctctccctctccctctccctctccttctccttctccctcgtccttctccgcttctctcttgtttttctctttactgttgtaatgattataacactGCATTCCATTGCCGTTGCAAGAAATTGCATACTACGACGagggataagaaggagaagggagacttGGATGATTGAGTGCGAaggaaacatctctctctctctatctatctatctatctatctttctctctgtctgtctgtctgtctgcctgtctcccttcctctccctcctccctccctctccccctcctccctccccctccctctcccaccctcgttcccctcctctttctttccttccctctctctttctttctcttctcttccccttctcacacTGTCTCCTTCTTTACCtggctccctccttcctttcctactctccctgtcctccccttccctccctctcaccccctccgtttctctcccccttcccctttcagctTTTTTTTGTCTCGCCCGTCTcgcccctcattttcccctgcaTTAACATAATCGACGTATCATTAATCACATTCATGCTGGTGGTCAAAGCTCCTCTGCcgccctctcactcttcccctccgcctcctcctcctcctcctcctcctcctcctcctcctcctcctctcccgccctttcactcttcccctcctcctcctcctcctcctcctcctcctcctcctcctcctcctcccgccctttcactcttcccctccttctcctcctcctcctcctcctcctcctcctcctctctcctcctcctcctctcccgccctttcactcttcccctcctcctcctcctcctcctcctctcccgccctttccctcttcccctcctcctcctctcctcctcctcctcctcctcctcctcctcctcctcctcctcctcctcctcctcctcctcctcctcctcccccttctccactccctccgcTTAGCTGAGTTGAGTAACtcccgttacacacacacacacacacacacacacacacacacacacacacacacacacacacacacacacacacacacacacacacacacacacacacacacacacacacacacacacacacacacacatgtgtatatatatatatatatatatatatatatatatatatatatatatatatatatatatatatatatttcctctctctctctctctcttgaaggggttccttctctcgttcttccttcctcgtaacttttcttctctctccctccccctttccttctctcctcgtcttttcttccctacatcccttctcctcttccccccttcccctccttctctcccctccccccttctcccagctcccccccccctcccccatgcgtGCTCCACCTGTAGCAGACTGACCTGTTGGTTCACCTGGTAAGGGGGACGTGGTGGGGGAGGGCGGGACGGGTCacggggtagaggaagggggggagggttagggggggggttgggggggattgACAAGGTTGGATTGCGTTGCGGTTTTGCCTACTTCCGGTTATTGTAAATTGAGCCCTTGTTTtgccatttaactttttttttcttgtggtgtTTCATTTTTATGAATAAGAGTGACTTCGACTGTTGTTTCTGCCCCTTTTATGGATAGCGCGGGTTTGTATGCGTGCGTATTTGATTACgttagtgcgcgcgcgcgcgtgtgtgtgtgtgtgtgtgtgtgtgtgtgtgtgtgtgtgtgtgtgtgtgtgtgtgtgtgtgtgtgtgtgtgtgtgtgcttttgtgtgagtgtgttcgcTTGTATGTATGCGTctgcgcgtgtgcgtgtctgcatgAGGGTGTGTTGATGAATGCCTTGTTCGCGTTAGTACGTGTGGGTCTCTTTACACGTGTAATATGTATTAAGTATAATACTTCAAATACTTTCTCAAGACAGTTACaagatctctctcttttctcttctcttcttttctcttctcttctcttctcttctcttctcttctcttctcttcttttctcttctctctctttctctctctctctctctttctctctctcttctctttctcctctctcttctttctctctctcttctttctctctctctttccttctctctctcttctcttctcctctcttctcttctctctctctcctctttctcctctctctctctctctctctctctcttctcccctcctcttctctctctctctctctctctctctctctctctttcagccagCAAGTTGGCGTGATAAAGCGTGCAAGCAACGCGTGTAATTACTTGGTTATTTTGACCGAGCTTTTTAAAAGTCTGAGAGAGGCAAATAGAAATACATCGATCTGCATGTACGCACGtaaaatacgagagaaaaaaagaaacaaacaaaacagacagatatgcaaaaagggaaaaacgcacagagagagagagagagagagagagagagagagagagagagagagagagagaatgagtaagaatgagaaagaatgctTCTGTACAAAGTTGACATAATATCGAGTGCATGCCATCGCGTATATAGCATTCCGTGCCTTTGGATGATTGTACCTGTAATCGGATGCGTGTTCTGTATACCTGTAGCTGCCGTAGctagggggggaggcaaggggagaaaagaggaggggaagggtacagtggagaggggtaaggagaaaggggaaggggggaggagaggaaaagggagggagagggtaaagagggaagggaggaggggacaggTAAGGAGATAGGGtaaggggtgagagaggatgtaaagggaagggaggaggggggaaaggtaaagagaaggggggagaacgtaaggaggaagggtggggagagggagaggatagagagggaagggggttcgtaggaggggggagagggagtgggggttcTCTCACGTGAAGTATTGGCGATGGACAATAATTGGACCTGGTAAGAGTCACGTGACACGCAAActatggcggggagggggggagggaggggtttgtgAGGAGGCgtgggtgaggggagaaaggaaagtggagaggagggagggaagagagagagaggaaaaagggaaagaggagagaagggagagagagaggaagaataggagagaagaaagagagaggaggagggagaagatgagagggaaggttggcggaaaaaggggggggggggctgaatatAATTATGACTCCTACTTACGCGTCTGtcgctgagtgtgtgtgtgtgttggaatttATAATACATTGGGTGTTCTTACTCGTTTCGAAAGGAGTTGGGAGGGAGAAAACGAGCAGGTTTGGTTTATGGAAGTTTCGTACGGTATGCATAATGTGACTGATTTAGAAGAGGCTTTCAAACGAGGTAACTGATCGGCGGCAATCGGTGAGTTTTGTTAGCATATCAGACGTTGCGTTAATCGTCGGGACAGCCGATCGCCGCGGCGAGATTCCACTTGTGAAAGCGAacctatgtttctttttttctttctttctttttctgttgatttATGTGGGGTTTGTTGGCGTGCAGACActcacatgcacgcgcacacagatacacacgcatgtgcacatacacacgcacatgcacatacacacgcacatgcacacacacacacacactcacatacacacacacacacactcacatacacacacacacacacacacacacacacacacacacacacacacacacacacacacacacacacacacacacacaagcacataaacacacactaatgCAGACAGTATATAACATGTTAATACTAAACACAGCCATAACAGGAAGGGAGTAATATATTAGTGCATTTTAAGTTCATGCTTGACTCGCCATCAGACAATAGCATCAGAATGGCtgtatcatattttttcccttttttcctctctccctctctatctccattcAGAATTCCCTCCAGACTATACTCTGCATCAGTCGGTaaaaatatttcagttttatCATTTGATCGATGGGTCTGGCGATAATTGAatcctctcttcccttattttcAGCTAAGATGCTccatttcttactttctttatcattttattctttcgTTTCCATTATTTTGATGTCTTCtcagtattttttgtatttgcacTTCATCtggtttgattattatatttttagattatttaaacAATTATAAGATTTTTGGTTAGTCAATTGTATTTTACTATATTACTCTAAAGAAGGTAATCAAGTTTGATATTGTATACACGTATATTATCCAACACAAAGCATAAAAAAGCTTAGCAATATGTAATTGACCAATTTTCATtactccctcacttcccttcatGTCTCCTTTATCATCTCACCCATTGCCattgttccctccctctctttgtccccttttcccttcatctctctcttcttcattgcTACAACTCAATTAATGGTCatgttccttctccccccccccccccccccaggcactgCCCTCTCACCAGTGAAGACAGGCCAAGGGAATGCTGAGGTGAGCAAGGCTGAGTCTCCGACCAGCGACTATGGCGAGGAGTCATCAGATGCATTGGAACCAGGAGAGCTAACCCTCAACGACCAGCCCCACACACAGCCCTCGCGTTCACAACCTATACCTTACAATCCTCAGGTTTGTGGCTTGATTCTCTGGGTGTGTTCCTCTTGGGATTTTAAAAGCATGATGAAGATTGTGTTTAACCAGAAAACTTTATTTAAGGGCATATCAGAAAGTACTAGTAATAGAAAAGTACTAGATACATTTAAGCATTTGAACTGTGATGTATGATTCTGAGCTACTTACTTCATATGCTGTATGTAGCACTCACCTGAGATTGTAGCACATGCTGTATATCACTGTTACCCagttaatatttcttttcttttcatgaacACAAACAAAGTAATGTGGTTTTTATGTTTATACAATTTGGGGGAGGAAATGCCAGAGGTGAAGTTTCACTGATGATGATGCCTTGTGTTTCGCAGGTTCACGTAAATGCCAAGCCACCATACTCATTCTCATGCCTCATCTTCATGGCCATTGAGGATTCTGCAAATAAGGCTCTACCTGTCAAAGACATCTATGCCTGGATCCTTGACCATTTCCCCTACTTCAGAAATGCACCTACAGGATGGAAGAACTCTGTCAGACACAACCTGTCCCTTAACAAATGCTTCCGCAAGGTGGAGAAAGCTCCGGttagtgtgtatttgtttttgttttttgttgtgattgttgttacTGTATTACTTATGAATTTTATGTATTAACGTatggtttattctttcttttttttattttacatgagactatcttttcttcatttttattcatttgatagaGCACTGAAGCATTATTCAGAATTGTTGTTGCTTCCCTAAGTGTCACTTTTCACACTGTATGTACAGAGGGCTAAAagacctccccaccttcctccccatctgcatcttcattgctctctctctaacccttcctCCCCACACACAGAACCTGGGCAAGGGCTCTCTGTGGATGGTGGATCCTGCGTACCGCCCAAACCTGCTGCAGGCATTGAGCAAGACGCCCTTTCACCCCTACTCCAACCTGGATCGCATCTACATGGTCTCCACCAAGGCTGCTTATAACAACAGGCCAGTGCTGTATAGGTGGGTCAAGGGAAAGATCCAACCACACTTCATTATTGGTGTTGTCTGTGGCTCTATGTGTCTCTTTCCCTGTTTTTCACGCAGTTGCTCTCAGCTTGAGTAAGTTAGTGATGACATGGCTTTTGTTAGCTAAAATGTGCCTTGTAttttacatgcacacgcacatgcactcgcatgcacacacataagcgcgcgcgcgcacacacacacacacacacacacacacacacacacacatacacatacacatacacatacacatacacatacacatacacatacacatacacatacacatatacatatacatatacatatacacacacacacacacacacacacacacacacacacacacacacacacacacacacacacacacaccacacacacacacacacacacatacacatgcatgtctgtcggtctgtgtctgtctatctgtctgtctgtctgtctgtatacatatatatatatatatatatatatatatatatatatatatatatatatatatatatatgtatgtatgtatgtatgtatgtgtgtatgtgtgtatgtgtgtgtgtgtgtgtgtgtgtgtgtgtgtgtgtgtgtttgtgtgtgtgtgtgtgtgtgtgtgtgtgtgtgtgtgtgtgtgtgtggttgtgtgtgtgtgtgtgtgtgtgtgtgtgtgtgttgtatgtgtatgtgtatgtatgtatatatgtatatatgtatatatgtatatgtatgtatatgtgtatatatattatatatatatataatatatatatatatatatatatatatatatatatatatatatatatattatatattatattttaattttatatatatatatatataatatatatatatatatatatattatatatatattatattatatatatatatatatttatatatattatatatatatatataatatatatatatatatattatatatatattatatatattatatatatattaatatataattatatatttatatattatatataattataagatataataatatataatatatatattatatataatatatatatatatatattatataatatatattatatatatatatatatatatatatatatatatatatattattatatatattatattatatatatagatatatatatatatatatatatatatatatatatatatatatatatatatatatatatatatatatatgtattatatatacatattttatatatatggatatatatatatatatatatatatatatatatataatatatatatataatatatatatataatatatatatattatagcatttgtgtgtgtgtgtttgtgtgtgtgtgtgtgtgtgtgtgtgtgtgtgtgtgtgtgtgtgtgtgtgtgtgtgtgtgtgtgtgtatgtgtgtacatacatacaccatacatacaagaTGACATGAAATAATGTTATTTTGGGGCCAATTCTGGAAACAAGAAattcaaaatcagaaaaaatggaaaagattgggaaaggccCACATCCTGTAGTGGATTGAtacagactgatgatgatgatatgcatatacatacatacatattatatatatatatatatatatatatatatatatatatatatatatatatatgtatatatgtatatatgtatatatgtatatattatatatatatatatatatatatatatatatatatatatatatatatatatatatatatatatatatatatatatatatatatatatatatatatatatatatgtatgtatgtgtgtgtgtgtgtgtgtgtgtttatttatttatttatttatattttttttgtatatatatatgtaagtatatatacacttatataagtatataaacaggATAttcacttattatatttataacagaaaaaatgataaagttaGCAACAAAGCCTCAGATCCAAGACCCCTTTGAACTAACCTTGCCCTATGTCCAGCAGGCACCTCGTGGAGACAGTCGGGGCCCCCGGCAGTGTAGCTAAAACTGCCACGAGTGCCGAGGCTGCTGCCGTCAGCCCCTCCAAGCCTGCCGGGGCCAACGTGCCTGACCCAGAGCTGTTCCCCTACCTTGCCCGACGTCTTGGGTCCTCCACAGCAGGGGGGGCAGCTACTACCGTGAGTGCAGGCCTTGGCACATCTGCAACAGGAGTGCACAGTGAAGATGTGGATGCTGCAGCTGCCATGCTTGCTCTCAAGCATGGGCCACGGATCCTCACGCCGGCTAGTGGTGAGGCGGGAACTTAGGGTTGTCTCAAGGTTCACATGTTTGGCAGTACTGAAACAATAGCTAGATGCATTCAGTTTcaattactttttcttatttttctttctttctttttttttctgttcatgctTCATGCTTCCTATATCTGCAGCAAGTAAGCAAACTGATAAAGCTAACACATAATCTATTCTTTTGCAGAATCCTACTCTAAACTGCGAGATGGGAAGGACACATCAGCTTTATatgaagaaaacaggaagagaaagaggaaaagaaagcacACAGAAGTAAGTTTTTGCTAGTTCTAAAATTATTAATCTAAACATCTAAAAAGGCTGTGTAAATTGTTAAATATGATGGAATCatgaattttatttctgtttattcaaTGATATTGACTCGTGTAggtgaaaccaaaaaaatttcccttttaaatagcTCTAAAAGTGATATCTATTATTTCACAAGGATGGGAACAGTTGAAAATTATATCTCATGACACATCTCTGAAATCAAAATTACATATTCATTAGGTTGAGGTGCAAAAACACAtttgatgttatatatttaacacaactatttattcattttctcgtATTTCTTCAGGTTGGGGATGCACGTATGATGGTGATCAGTTCATCGCCTAGCGAGGATCACTCATACACTTCCATGGATggcgatgggggggaggaggagtaccTTCCTGCCCCCCAGACACCACAGGCCACACCAGTCTCATCATCAGCTGCGTCCCTTAACCAGCCGCCTCCCGCCAAGAAAGCCAATCACTCGCCCACCTCAAGCGTTGATGAGGCCTTCTCTGATGATTCCTATGAGAGTGATGTAGCTAGgtgagtctgtgtgtatatttgggtcatgcatgatcttttttttttttttttttttttttttttcttcttcttcttcttctttctttcttgtgtgtgtgtgtgtgtgtgatttttttgtttatttgcttttttatatgtttatgctCAAAGGGTATGAGACTCATACTTACATTCCCCTCCCACAGCGAAGCCTCACAGGCAGACATACGGCAGTTAGTAGAGGGAGCGGATGCCTTGCTCAACCTGGCAGCTGTGGCCACATCACTAGCCTCTCAGCGCCCCATCCCTGGCTCTGGCCCACAGCTTCAGAGCCAACGACACCATCACACCCCCTCTCACCAACACTACCAGGCCAACAACCCCTCCCGCCCGCGAAAGGTTCACGTGGCGAAAGGGGATATAGGAAAGCCTTTGCAGCAGAAGGGCTCACACAAGGCCAAGGCAGAGgtaccccacaacaacaacacaataatcaacaacaacaacaaggtcCTAAAGATGAGAAGGCTTGGGGGAGCAGCCCAAGGGCGGGGAGGCACAAGGAGCCAGCTCCCAGCCTCACGGTAGGAGAGGGTTTAGACACAGGGACGCAGGAATCGGTTCTTCCTAGTCCACAAAGTGTTGCCTGAGGAAATGGCAtgccaaaaggaaaggaaaaggaaggttgTCTAACCTAGTGTGCAAGGAACTGCAGTGGGTCCTATGCAATGTAGCTGAAAGTAGTTTAAATCCTTttagtagatttttttaaaagacttttctttttttctctcttttttgtctttcttttttgtggcAAAGACAGGTTTAAGTTATTAAGGTGCATGGGAAACTCTGTcagtcaatattgttattaaatgtagatagtttctcttttttgttatttggtgTACCTCTAGTTCTGTCCATCTTTTCTGATGAAGCCTTATGCTAGTGATGTGTTACATACTAAGTGCTCAGTTCActaatgcaaaaaacaaaaaacaaaaaaacaaaaaacaaaaaaaaatatgaaaaacatttaCAAAGCGAGACATTTTTATCGGGTACTTAGATTTCTtctcatagatatttatatattgatatttttctcgttccttcttttttctacaaATGCATTTTGTACATCATCAAATTTGATTGGTTGTCTTTTCAGTatgtagagacagagacaaagaaagcaaTAATTTATGTTAAAATGTTTGCAAACACATATGAATCACTTTGCACTAGTCTTCTCTAATTTCCTTCTAATCTGAATGGAAATTTACTTTGCATATGCAATAATTATGGCTTGTGTATGCATTACATGCATTGTTGAAGAGCAATACTGTTTTTACACTTGCtaatgtgtgttattttataaaattgtttagATATACTTGGTataagtgtgtaatatatacccTAAAAGGCTTTATTGTACATATACAAGCTGTAAAAtgagattaatattatatttgttgttgtttaaacAATGTAAATGTTCTCCCAGTTTTAAAGGTTCTGACAGCTAGGCCTAAGGAATATTTGGAGATCTAGCAACAGATTCCAAactctgttactttttttttattggtattttagaGGTGAGTTTGTATTGGAATggatccttttttcttcttcttcttttttccttttcttttttctactttctctttatttctgtcttttactTGAGTACTTAAAGGAGAGATCACAGTGATTTCTAGGGAAGGCTCTTCTAGCAGGGGAAATTTTGTATAATAGCTCTTGTGGATTTTGTGTGGCCGGGAAGAAACTAGAAAAAGGTGCGTACTTTATGCATGTgttcatacagtatatatgtgtgtgtgtgtgtgtgtgtatacacgcatacatacatacatacatacatacatacatacatacatacatacatacacacacatacacacacacacacacatacaacacacacacacatacacacacatacacacacatacacacacatacacac is from Penaeus monodon isolate SGIC_2016 chromosome 12, NSTDA_Pmon_1, whole genome shotgun sequence and encodes:
- the LOC119579480 gene encoding forkhead box protein M1-like isoform X5; this encodes MMSEGGGAEVRGEGGVGGEAARAPAVRQAWLHHHHEKHPQDHQHLTHEAEEEEEEEEEEEEEEEEEEEEEDEEEEEEEEEMGEEEEEEGEEESAGAGGGGEVVVVGGGGATTLYSREDGATVLEAADGTTTVLRPRSLPPAQRLTVTVEGGEGGVVAAEGVTAIVDGQAGTATLVEGAEVVRTLAVSYATPILHHVFLQAAPASTAATATAHAHTALLHSSHTPANPQAPPPPPRRPPTILSTATPIILQAARAAGKHDESGRLVGLMAGVGSSASSSSSSTTITTSSCGASTGGADPLLPPRPIHHAVAPPASSSTVAITTALSSPAALALTSSTLASSSAAPSPSLSPPPSLSPPSSSSSSSSSSCSALGSSCGSRTDDELTSLSWLQDSNLLRGTALSPVKTGQGNAEVSKAESPTSDYGEESSDALEPGELTLNDQPHTQPSRSQPIPYNPQVHVNAKPPYSFSCLIFMAIEDSANKALPVKDIYAWILDHFPYFRNAPTGWKNSVRHNLSLNKCFRKVEKAPNLGKGSLWMVDPAYRPNLLQALSKTPFHPYSNLDRIYMVSTKAAYNNRPVLYRHLVETVGAPGSVAKTATSAEAAAVSPSKPAGANVPDPELFPYLARRLGSSTAGGAATTVSAGLGTSATGVHSEDVDAAAAMLALKHGPRILTPASESYSKLRDGKDTSALYEENRKRKRKRKHTEVGDARMMVISSSPSEDHSYTSMDGDGGEEEYLPAPQTPQATPVSSSAASLNQPPPAKKANHSPTSSVDEAFSDDSYESDVASEASQADIRQLVEGADALLNLAAVATSLASQRPIPGSGPQLQSQRHHHTPSHQHYQANNPSRPRKVHVAKGDIGKPLQQKGSHKAKAEVPHNNNTIINNNNKVLKMRRLGGAAQGRGGTRSQLPASR
- the LOC119579480 gene encoding forkhead box protein M1-like isoform X3, giving the protein MRSPDWNMKDTKSVMMSEGGGAEVRGEGGVGGEAARAPAVRQAWLHHHHEKHPQDHQHLTHEAEEEEEEEEEEEEEEEEEEEEEDEEEEEEEEEMGEEEEEEGEEESAGAGGGGEVVVVGGGGATTLYSREDGATVLEAADGTTTVLRPRSLPPAQRLTVTVEGGEGGVVAAEGVTAIVDGQAGTATLVEGAEVVRTLAVSYATPILHHVFLQAAPASTAATATAHAHTALLHSSHTPANPQAPPPPPRRPPTILSTATPIILQAARAAGKHDESGRLVGLMAGVGSSASSSSSSTTITTSSCGASTGGADPLLPPRPIHHAVAPPASSSTVAITTALSSPAALALTSSTLASSSAAPSPSLSPPPSLSPPSSSSSSSSSSCSALGSSCGSRTDDELTSLSWLQDSNLLRGTALSPVKTGQGNAEVSKAESPTSDYGEESSDALEPGELTLNDQPHTQPSRSQPIPYNPQVHVNAKPPYSFSCLIFMAIEDSANKALPVKDIYAWILDHFPYFRNAPTGWKNSVRHNLSLNKCFRKVEKAPNLGKGSLWMVDPAYRPNLLQALSKTPFHPYSNLDRIYMVSTKAAYNNRHLVETVGAPGSVAKTATSAEAAAVSPSKPAGANVPDPELFPYLARRLGSSTAGGAATTVSAGLGTSATGVHSEDVDAAAAMLALKHGPRILTPASESYSKLRDGKDTSALYEENRKRKRKRKHTEVGDARMMVISSSPSEDHSYTSMDGDGGEEEYLPAPQTPQATPVSSSAASLNQPPPAKKANHSPTSSVDEAFSDDSYESDVASEASQADIRQLVEGADALLNLAAVATSLASQRPIPGSGPQLQSQRHHHTPSHQHYQANNPSRPRKVHVAKGDIGKPLQQKGSHKAKAEVPHNNNTIINNNNKVLKMRRLGGAAQGRGGTRSQLPASR